The following are encoded together in the Kribbella voronezhensis genome:
- a CDS encoding GlxA family transcriptional regulator, whose product MLQKIAVVLMEDVALFEFGVLSEVFGIDRTDDGVPAFDFKVCSTRPGEPLQTSSHSAVIAPYGLEELEDADLVALPATTWRHEYDERILDALRRAHERGAILLTVCSGAFVLGRAGLLDGRSCATHWRYAKLFREQFPGARLDADVLFVDDGDIITSAGTAAGIDACLHLVRRELGSAVATRIARRMVVPPQRDGGQRQYVEVPVPESSGESLQPVLDWMVDNLTIEHTVPELARRARMSDRTFARRFVAETGTTPLKWVTTQRVLHARTLLEQTKLGIEQIASESGFGTAALLRHHFRRVVGVPPQDYRRTFQTAS is encoded by the coding sequence ATGCTGCAGAAGATCGCCGTCGTCCTGATGGAGGACGTCGCGCTGTTCGAGTTCGGCGTGCTGTCGGAGGTGTTCGGGATCGACCGGACCGACGACGGCGTGCCGGCGTTCGACTTCAAGGTGTGTTCGACCCGGCCGGGCGAACCTCTGCAAACCAGCAGCCACTCCGCCGTGATCGCGCCGTACGGGTTGGAGGAGCTGGAGGACGCGGATCTGGTCGCTCTCCCGGCGACCACCTGGCGGCACGAGTACGACGAGCGCATCCTCGACGCGCTCCGCCGGGCACACGAACGCGGCGCGATCCTGCTGACCGTGTGCTCCGGCGCCTTCGTCCTCGGCCGGGCCGGCCTGCTGGACGGCCGCAGCTGCGCGACCCACTGGCGGTACGCGAAGCTCTTCCGCGAGCAGTTCCCGGGTGCCCGGCTCGACGCGGACGTCTTGTTCGTCGACGACGGCGACATCATCACCAGCGCCGGTACGGCGGCCGGCATCGACGCCTGCCTCCACCTCGTCCGCCGCGAACTCGGCAGCGCCGTCGCCACCCGGATCGCCCGCCGGATGGTCGTCCCACCGCAGCGCGACGGCGGCCAGCGCCAGTACGTCGAGGTGCCGGTGCCCGAGTCGTCCGGCGAGAGCCTGCAGCCGGTACTCGACTGGATGGTCGACAACCTCACCATCGAGCACACCGTGCCCGAACTCGCCCGCCGGGCCCGGATGTCCGACCGCACCTTCGCCCGCCGCTTCGTCGCCGAAACCGGGACGACACCGCTCAAGTGGGTCACCACCCAGCGCGTCCTGCACGCCAGAACCCTGCTGGAGCAGACGAAACTCGGCATCGAGCAGATCGCCTCGGAGTCGGGGTTCGGCACGGCCGCGTTGTTGCGCCACCACTTCCGTAGAGTGGTCGGCGTTCCACCGCAGGACTACCGCCGAACCTTCCAGACCGCGAGCTGA
- a CDS encoding GNAT family N-acetyltransferase has protein sequence MITYRPATPAEAPAVLSFWATAAEDADRPPDSPDAVLRLIARDPEALILAVDNNSADNGSGDLIVGSIIVGWDGWRCHLYRLAVAPTHRRRGIGRTLISLAEQRFTTYGGTRADAMVLDTNTTAHPTWQTAGYIPQPNWSRWVKPL, from the coding sequence ATGATCACCTACCGACCAGCCACCCCCGCCGAAGCCCCCGCAGTACTGTCCTTCTGGGCCACGGCAGCCGAAGACGCCGACCGCCCGCCGGACTCGCCCGACGCCGTACTGCGCCTGATCGCCCGAGACCCGGAAGCGCTGATCCTTGCCGTAGACAACAACTCTGCCGACAACGGAAGCGGCGACTTGATCGTCGGCTCCATCATCGTCGGCTGGGACGGCTGGCGCTGCCATCTCTATCGCCTCGCCGTAGCCCCGACCCACCGCCGCCGCGGCATCGGCCGCACGCTCATCTCCCTTGCAGAGCAGCGTTTCACCACCTACGGCGGCACCCGCGCCGACGCCATGGTCCTCGACACCAACACCACCGCCCATCCCACCTGGCAAACCGCCGGCTACATCCCACAACCCAACTGGTCCCGCTGGGTCAAACCCCTCTGA